Proteins co-encoded in one Dendropsophus ebraccatus isolate aDenEbr1 chromosome 9, aDenEbr1.pat, whole genome shotgun sequence genomic window:
- the HMOX2 gene encoding heme oxygenase 2 translates to MSTAQGENGHYGDTYKEVEDQPRRPTDLSELLKEGTKESHDKAENTKFVKDFLKGRIKRELFKLATGALYFTYSALEEELDRNKENPAIAPLYFPLELHRAENLKKDVAYFYGEDWEDTIQCSEATQAYVDRIHHLGRHQPELLVAHAYTRYMGDLSGGQVLKKVAQRALHLPSTGEGIQFYMFDNVTNAQQFKQLYRARLNTLELDAEIKKNIVEEANKAFQFNMQVFEELDKIGATIPDEPQDGGLPVHDGKGDLRKCPYYAAKGAAASGCPLHAAMALTGRPEVKAVLAAFAAAIAATLAWYLM, encoded by the exons GCCTACAGATCTGTCTGAGCTTCTTAAGGAGGGAACCAAGGAATCTCACGACAAGGCGGAAAATACCAAGTTTGTGAAGGATTTTCTGAAGGGTCGGATCAAGAGAGAATTATTCAAG CTGGCCACCGGGGCTCTGTACTTCACATATTCTGCACTGGAGGAGGAGCTTGACCGGAACAAAGAGAACCCAGCCATTGCTCCCCTGTACTTCCCTCTGGAGCTACACAGGGCAGAAAATCTAAAGAAAGATGTCGCTTACTTCTATGGGGAAGACTGGGAGGACACTATCCAGTGCTCTGAGGCCACACAGGCATATGTGGATCGTATCCACCACTTGGGTCGTCACCAGCCAGAGCTTCTGGTGGCTCACGCCTACACCAGGTACATGGGGGATCTGTCAGGAGGACAAGTGCTGAAGAAGGTGGCCCAGAGAGCCCTGCACCTACCCAGCACCGGGGAAGGAATACAGTTCTACATGTTTGATAATGTCACAAATGCCCAGCAATTTAAGCAACTCTACAGGGCCCGACTCAACACCCTGGAACTGGATGCTGAGATCAAGAAGAACATCGTGGAGGAGGCAAACAAAGCCTTCCAGTTTAATATGCAG GTATTTGAGGAGTTGGATAAAATAGGAGCCACCATCCCTGATGAACCACAAGACGGTGGCCTCCCAGTACATGATGGGAAGGGAGATCTTCGTAAATGTCCATATTATGCCGCTAAAG GAGCTGCGGCCTCAGGTTGTCCTCTCCACGCAGCGATGGCTCTTACAGGTCGCCCAGAAGTAAAAGCAGTACTCGCCGCCTTTGCAGCCGCCATCGCTGCCACCCTCGCTTGGTACCTCATGTGA